One Oncorhynchus masou masou isolate Uvic2021 chromosome 2, UVic_Omas_1.1, whole genome shotgun sequence genomic region harbors:
- the LOC135504086 gene encoding UDP-glucuronosyltransferase 2C1-like, translated as MHAYVKQLVKMCLPGIFIVTLLTLSIPAVHGGKVLVFPHDGSHWVNMKVIIEALHSRGHSVSVVRPSDSWYIKETSPHYSSITIDIPDGADEEFFRSFVSRLIQIKREGNSAWTRFCLDMELKDGFFEIHRKVCEMIIKMLENKQLMQSIRETKYDLVLTDPLNGGGVVLAHYLNVPLVFNVRWTIGGEGHFVIAPSPLSYVPIPAAELTDKMSFFQRVRNFLVYIIRQCLYRQTMGPHYSALVSRYFGPEVDYLSLFQAADLWLMRVDFVFEFPRPTMPNVIYMGGFQCKPAKPLPQELEEFVQSSGVHGVIIMSLGTLIGQLPHDIADEIAVAFAQLPQKVIWRYKGDRPATLGNNTLLVDWMPQNDLLGHPKTRLFVAHGGTNGIFEAIYHGVPIVGLPLVFDQTDNLSRMKVKGVAKVVDLATLDRNIFSQALQEVRDEPSYRTNMQRLSRLHKDVPMEPLDTALFWIEFVMRHKGAAHLRTESYRMPWYSYHSVDVMVFLLTVVLFTLLAFIGIIRCFCCRSCLKMKME; from the coding sequence ATGCATGCTTATGTGAAGCAGCTAGTGAAGATGTGTCTCCCTGGTATCTTCATTGTTACCCTGTTGACCCTCTCTATTCCTGCTGTCCATGGTGGGAAAGTCCTGGTGTTTCCTCATGACGGCAGCCACTGGGTCAACATGAAGGTCATTATTGAAGCACTGCATTCAAGAGGTCACAGTGTGTCAGTAGTAAGGCCATCAGACAGCTGGTACATCAAGGAAACCTCCCCTCACTACAGTTCAATCACAATTGATATTCCAGATGGAGCTGATGAGGAATTCTTTCGCTCATTTGTGTCAAGACTAatacagataaagagagagggaaactCTGCTTGGACTCGTTTTTGTTTGGACATGGAGTTGAAGGACGGGTTTTTTGAAATTCACCGCAAAGTGTGTGAGATGATAATCAAAATGTTAGAGAATAAACAGTTGATGCAGTCTATTAGAGAAACCAAGTATGACTTGGTTCTGACAGACCCATTAAATGGGGGAGGTGTTGTGCTGGCGCACTATTTAAATGTGCCACTTGTTTTCAATGTTAGATGGACTATAGGTGGTGAGGGTCATTTTGTTATTGCTCCCTCACCGCTATCTTATGTACCAATTCCTGCTGCAGAGTTAACAGACAAGATGAGTTTTTTTCAGAGGGTCCGTAACTTCCTTGTTTATATCATCAGGCAGTGTCTGTACAGACAGACAATGGGACCTCATTATTCTGCTTTAGTTAGTCGTTACTTTGGTCCTGAGGTCGACTACCTCTCATTGTTTCAAGCTGCTGATTTATGGCTCATGAGAGTTGACTTTGTGTTTGAGTTCCCTCGTCCCACCATgcctaatgttatatatatgggagGGTTCCAATGTAAACCTGCCAAGCCTCTTCCCCAAGAACTAGAGGAGTTTGTTCAGAGTTCTGGGGTGCATGGAGTCATTATCATGTCTTTGGGGACTTTAATTGGGCAGCTTCCACATGATATAGCTGATGAGATAGCTGTTGCTTTTGCCCAACTGCCTCAGAAGGTCATCTGGAGGTATAAAGGAGACAGGCCAGCTACTCTGGGTAACAACACCTTACTAGTTGACTGGATGCCTCAGAATGATCTTTTAGGACACCCTAAGACAAGGCTGTTTGTAGCTCACGGAGGAACAAATGGGATTTTCGAGGCTATCTACCACGGTGTTCCAATAGTAGGCCTTCCTCTGGTGTTCGACCAAACTGACAATCTTTCTAGAATGAAAGTGAAGGGTGTAGCAAAGGTTGTGGATTTAGCAACACTAGATAGAAACATATTCTCCCAGGCCTTACAGGAAGTTCGGGATGAGCCATCCTACAGGACGAACATGCAGAGACTCTCCAGGCTACACAAGGACGTGCCAATGGAGCCCCTGGACACTGCCCTCTTCTGGATTGAGTTTGTCATGAGACACAAAGGTGCTGCTCACCTGCGTACAGAGTCCTACAGAATGCCCTGGTACTCGTACCACTCTGTAGATGTAATGGTCTTTTTACTGACTGTTGTGTTATTTACTCTGCTGGCTTTCATTGGCATTATCAGATGTTTCTGTTGCAGGTCATGTTTGAAAATGAAAATGGAATGA